In one window of Candidatus Omnitrophota bacterium DNA:
- a CDS encoding O-antigen ligase family protein: MVILLLLIAAAPALFFIYDLWAVSASLFIVLPFALKKHRVHDGTAWLLIFILAGVFVSARSPASFDSFLFVLQSLLYAAFFIAGTEATQKVTAVPLAALALMPFMSASGVNPNIISSYTGLLFVLLMLVPFTRKLKYILGALALFFIILNASWVVLLVLASAGILAGKRKYLTLIPLFALMALALNFPSASDRFFWWREALKIFAENPTGIGFFASKYYLPATAAQNTLFVHSFLLQIIAEGGILCLIPAALALRAVLKNRMGGKYDFAVYAVLLLGALDLSYHITAHGMLAAFIIGLTQKRTGIPLKQEKVCSAVFKILFVIAAALSLMMFHTSRVLAGGAAPLFEGSPHAAAAAFEEAFEYPAYPALLSAKAAAYSIIAERENLPDLRKRSFELQEKALPAKHSGIPAYRDFENAVKGDDLSVLRNSCWKILFINAIRPRH, translated from the coding sequence GTGGTAATACTACTCCTTTTAATTGCGGCAGCACCGGCGCTTTTTTTTATTTATGACCTGTGGGCTGTTTCCGCGTCGCTGTTTATCGTTTTGCCTTTCGCGTTGAAAAAACACAGAGTTCACGACGGCACCGCCTGGCTACTGATTTTTATTCTTGCCGGCGTTTTTGTTTCCGCGCGCTCCCCGGCGTCTTTCGACAGTTTTCTTTTTGTTTTGCAGAGCCTTCTTTACGCGGCATTTTTTATCGCGGGAACAGAGGCCACGCAAAAAGTGACGGCCGTTCCGCTGGCGGCTTTAGCTCTCATGCCTTTTATGTCCGCCTCAGGCGTTAACCCCAATATCATTTCATCTTATACGGGCCTTCTGTTTGTTCTTCTCATGCTCGTTCCCTTCACCCGAAAATTAAAATATATTCTTGGGGCGCTCGCGCTTTTTTTTATTATTCTTAACGCTTCATGGGTGGTTCTCCTGGTGCTGGCCAGCGCCGGGATACTCGCGGGAAAGAGGAAATACCTGACCCTCATACCGTTGTTCGCGCTCATGGCGCTGGCCCTGAATTTTCCATCGGCCTCTGACAGATTTTTCTGGTGGAGAGAAGCGCTGAAGATCTTCGCGGAAAATCCCACGGGGATAGGGTTTTTCGCGTCCAAATATTATCTGCCCGCTACCGCGGCGCAGAACACGCTTTTTGTCCACAGTTTCCTTTTACAGATCATCGCTGAAGGCGGGATACTCTGTCTCATCCCCGCGGCTTTGGCCCTGCGGGCTGTTTTGAAAAACAGAATGGGAGGCAAATATGATTTTGCGGTTTATGCGGTTTTGCTCTTAGGAGCGCTGGATCTGTCGTATCATATTACCGCCCACGGTATGCTGGCGGCTTTCATTATAGGCCTTACGCAAAAGAGAACAGGGATTCCCCTAAAGCAGGAGAAAGTGTGTTCCGCTGTTTTTAAAATCCTGTTTGTTATCGCGGCCGCGCTTTCTCTTATGATGTTTCACACATCCCGCGTTCTTGCCGGCGGAGCGGCGCCGCTTTTTGAAGGCTCCCCGCACGCGGCCGCGGCGGCCTTTGAAGAAGCTTTTGAATATCCGGCCTATCCCGCCTTACTGTCGGCGAAAGCCGCCGCTTACAGCATTATTGCGGAGAGGGAGAATCTGCCGGATCTCAGAAAGAGGAGTTTTGAGCTTCAGGAAAAAGCTCTTCCCGCGAAGCATTCGGGAATTCCCGCCTACAGGGATTTTGAGAATGCCGTGAAGGGCGACGATTTGTCTGTTCTGCGCAATTCCTGCTGGAAAATACTTTTCATCAACGCTATCCGACCGCGACATTAA